A stretch of Cydia splendana chromosome 7, ilCydSple1.2, whole genome shotgun sequence DNA encodes these proteins:
- the LOC134792026 gene encoding flexible cuticle protein 12-like isoform X2, with protein MKSFVVFALIVAAVAAAPQRSPDADAQVLKYDAENIGVDGYRFAYETSNGIKSEEQGQLTNPGAENEAIAVRGSFSYTGPDGVVYTVTYIADENGFQPQGAHLPVAP; from the exons ATGAAATCG TTCGTCGTATTCGCCCTGATCGTCGCGGCCGTCGCCGCTGCCCCGCAGCGCAGCCCTGACGCTGACGCTCAGGTCCTCAAATACGACGCTGAAAACATCGGCGTTGATGGCTACCGATTTGC TTACGAGACGTCCAACGGCATCAAGTCAGAGGAGCAAGGCCAGCTCACAAACCCCGGCGCCGAAAACGAGGCCATCGCCGTCCGCGGCTCCTTCTCCTACACCGGCCCCGATGGCGTCGTCTACACCGTCACATACATCGCTGACGAGAACGGCTTCCAGCCCCAGGGCGCCCATCTTCCAGTAGCCCCTTAA
- the LOC134792026 gene encoding flexible cuticle protein 12-like isoform X1 encodes MKSFVVFALIVAAVAAAPQRSPDADAQVLKYDAENIGVDGYRFAYETSNGIKSEEQGQLTNPGAENEAIAVRGSFSYTGPDGVVYTVTYIADENGFQPQGAHLPVAP; translated from the exons TTCGTCGTATTCGCCCTGATCGTCGCGGCCGTCGCCGCTGCCCCGCAGCGCAGCCCTGACGCTGACGCTCAGGTCCTCAAATACGACGCTGAAAACATCGGCGTTGATGGCTACCGATTTGC TTACGAGACGTCCAACGGCATCAAGTCAGAGGAGCAAGGCCAGCTCACAAACCCCGGCGCCGAAAACGAGGCCATCGCCGTCCGCGGCTCCTTCTCCTACACCGGCCCCGATGGCGTCGTCTACACCGTCACATACATCGCTGACGAGAACGGCTTCCAGCCCCAGGGCGCCCATCTTCCAGTAGCCCCTTAA